From one Solanum stenotomum isolate F172 chromosome 12, ASM1918654v1, whole genome shotgun sequence genomic stretch:
- the LOC125847976 gene encoding gibberellin 2-beta-dioxygenase, whose amino-acid sequence MVVLSQPLIENFSHIKTCKHNNTTSDHVYTGIIPVIDLLDPEANNLIIKACQEFGFFKVVNHGVPIETITKLENESINFFNLSQIEKDKVGPANPFGYGNKRIGSNGDVGWVEYLLFTTNPELNHNKSITIPGNSLLFWGLVKEYISAVRNMGCMVLEMIAEGLNIEPKNILSRMLSDEKSDSCFRLNHYPPCPELLQALSGRNLIGFGEHTDPQVISVGRSNNTSGLQISLKDGTWISVPPDPYSFFINVGDSLQAMSNGRFMSVRHRVVADSLKARVSMVYFGGPPLSEKIAPLSCLMEDPNEQILYNEFTWSEYKISAYKTRLGDNRLSLFEKNAQS is encoded by the exons ATGGTTGTTTTGTCTCAACCACTTATAGAAAATTTTTCACACATTAAAACATGCAAACATAACAACACTACTAGTGATCATGTTTACACTGGTATTATTCCAGTAATAGACTTATTAGACCCTGAAGCCAACAACCTTATTATAAAAGCTTGTCAAGAATTTGGTTTCTTTAAGGTGGTGAATCATGGTGTCCCTATTGAGACAATTACCAAATTAGAAAATGAATCTATCAACTTCTTCAACTTGTCCCAAATTGAGAAAGACAAAGTTGGCCCTGCTAACCCTTTTGGCTATGGTAACAAAAGAATTGGCTCTAATGGTGATGTTGGTTGGGTTGAATATTTACTCTTCACAACTAATCCTGAACTCAATCACAACAAATCCATCACTATTCCTGGAAATTCCCTTCTCTTTTG GGGACTTGTGAAAGAGTATATAAGTGCAGTAAGAAATATGGGATGTATGGTGCTAGAAATGATAGCAGAAGGGTTGAATATAGAACCAAAGAATATACTAAGTAGGATGCTAAGTGATGAAAAAAGTGACTCATGTTTTAGGCTAAATCACTATCCACCATGTCCAGAGTTGCTTCAAGCATTGAGTGGTAGAAATTTGATTGGTTTTGGTGAACACACAGACCCACAAGTAATATCAGTTGGAAGATCTAATAACACAAGTGGCCTCCAAATCTCTCTGAAAGATGGGACATGGATCTCAGTCCCACCTGATCCCTACTCTTTTTTCATCAATGTTGGTGACTCATTGCAG GCAATGAGTAACGGAAGGTTTATGAGTGTGAGGCACAGAGTGGTCGCAGATAGTTTGAAAGCCAGGGTGTCAATGGTTTACTTTGGAGGGCCACCATTGAGTGAAAAGATAGCACCTTTATCATGTCTAATGGAGGATCCTAATGAGCAAATTCTCTACAATGAATTCACATGGTCTGAATACAAGATATCAGCTTATAAGACAAGGCTTGGTGATAATAGGCTGTCCCTCTTTGAAAAGAATGCTCAATCATGA